A stretch of the Lichenicola cladoniae genome encodes the following:
- a CDS encoding transcriptional repressor — MEQVLSVETKMLLDQAARICERRGTRLTPLRREVLGLVLESGNPARAYDLLDRLKTSHKSAAPPTVYRALDFLCEHGLIHKVERLAAFIGCIHPSEDEHHDHVGRFLICTQCGGVMEFEDRSFEEALRHAVTPSGFVPSRATIEVEGICAICTEAASGDAACQMV, encoded by the coding sequence ATGGAACAAGTGCTGTCAGTCGAGACAAAGATGCTACTGGATCAAGCGGCTCGAATATGTGAGCGACGTGGCACGCGCCTGACGCCGCTTCGACGAGAGGTGCTGGGCCTCGTTCTTGAAAGCGGCAATCCGGCGCGGGCGTATGACTTGCTGGACCGGCTGAAGACAAGCCACAAGAGTGCAGCACCGCCTACCGTTTATCGCGCGCTCGACTTTCTTTGCGAACACGGCCTCATCCACAAGGTAGAGCGGCTCGCCGCGTTTATCGGCTGCATCCATCCGTCAGAGGACGAGCATCACGACCATGTCGGTCGCTTCCTGATCTGCACGCAATGCGGAGGGGTCATGGAGTTCGAGGACCGCAGCTTCGAGGAAGCGCTTCGACATGCAGTTACTCCAAGCGGCTTTGTGCCCAGCCGCGCCACGATCGAGGTTGAAGGGATTTGCGCGATCTGCACAGAGGCCGCATCAGGAGACGCGGCGTGCCAGATGGTGTGA
- a CDS encoding DUF1826 domain-containing protein: MSSGNPSNRLVVIERAPSNVVAGPNAGVLCAIKNDRVGLALWWRKLCPGLAKAASDMLAGSTFSCSAVGEPRLAVQELLRAVPLQAAVLGSDIERLANLFSELGGSSVIRLRLEHGRLQTLRELQLDATRLRMLCTYAGPGIEWQDGQGTVRRMPEGHVAFLKGTRWLADDKDALVLHRSPTPANSRYTKDGWLLLCIDQPNLN; the protein is encoded by the coding sequence ATGAGCTCTGGCAATCCGTCGAATCGTTTAGTGGTCATAGAGCGGGCGCCTTCTAATGTCGTGGCAGGCCCGAACGCGGGTGTCCTTTGTGCTATCAAAAATGACCGAGTCGGTTTGGCGCTCTGGTGGCGGAAGCTGTGCCCTGGTCTGGCCAAAGCCGCATCTGATATGCTCGCTGGCTCAACATTCAGCTGCTCTGCTGTAGGAGAACCGCGACTGGCTGTGCAGGAACTATTGCGCGCTGTTCCCTTACAGGCAGCTGTTCTCGGGTCCGACATCGAGCGGCTCGCAAATTTATTCTCTGAGCTCGGCGGGTCTTCGGTTATACGCCTGCGTCTTGAACATGGTCGCCTGCAAACCTTGCGGGAACTGCAGCTGGATGCGACACGGCTCCGCATGTTGTGCACATACGCAGGCCCAGGGATCGAATGGCAGGACGGGCAAGGTACAGTCCGCCGTATGCCCGAAGGGCATGTGGCTTTTCTCAAAGGCACGCGCTGGCTCGCCGATGACAAAGACGCATTGGTGCTTCACCGTTCACCGACGCCCGCCAATTCCCGGTATACGAAAGATGGCTGGTTGCTGCTGTGCATCGACCAGCCCAATCTGAACTGA
- a CDS encoding IS1380 family transposase: MHLPSVQRKKITAAFDGGRMTSDGGVMLLAAIEASLGIAARLAPLITDPRNPALVTHSVADILRARMLAIACGYEDGDDLDHLRTDPGFKLACGRLPDSGRDLCSQPTVSRLKSAPGLREVIGLTYAMVDLYCASYDRPPRAVTLDIDDTVDVVHGHQQLSLFNGHYDERCFLPIHVYDTVTLRPVAMLLQPGTTPSGIEVRNHLRRLVRRIRQHWPHTRLTIRDDGHYGRPEVMAWYEANAVDYILGLPGNKVLTRLVEPAADDVRVRRAEAQAPVVRRYTEARYGAKSWQCERRVAARIEATTKGLDIRVVVTNIVGGGAEWLYDILYYARGQAGNLIKLHKTQLASDRTSCRSPLANQVRLVLHTGAFWLMLRLHDAIPKPLALACAEFTTLRMRLIKIGARIAETASRVRIAFAAAHPEGALFASLARCLHPAGP, translated from the coding sequence ATGCATCTGCCATCCGTTCAGCGCAAGAAAATCACTGCCGCATTCGATGGTGGACGCATGACCTCCGATGGCGGGGTGATGTTGCTTGCCGCCATAGAGGCCTCTCTCGGAATCGCGGCCAGGCTGGCACCGCTGATCACCGATCCACGAAATCCGGCGCTCGTGACACATAGCGTTGCCGACATCCTGCGCGCCCGCATGCTCGCCATCGCCTGCGGCTATGAGGATGGCGACGATCTCGATCATCTGCGCACCGATCCCGGCTTCAAACTCGCTTGCGGCCGCTTGCCCGACAGCGGGCGCGATCTCTGCTCGCAGCCGACCGTGTCACGCTTGAAAAGTGCACCAGGCCTTCGCGAAGTCATAGGCCTTACCTACGCTATGGTTGACCTCTACTGCGCGAGCTACGACCGTCCGCCCCGCGCCGTCACGCTGGATATCGATGACACCGTCGATGTCGTGCATGGTCATCAGCAACTCTCGCTGTTTAACGGCCACTATGACGAGCGCTGCTTTCTTCCGATCCATGTTTATGACACCGTGACATTGCGTCCCGTGGCAATGCTGTTACAGCCCGGAACGACGCCGTCTGGCATTGAAGTCCGCAACCATCTTCGCCGTCTCGTGCGCCGTATCCGACAACATTGGCCGCATACGCGACTGACCATTCGGGATGACGGTCACTACGGCCGCCCCGAGGTCATGGCGTGGTACGAGGCCAACGCTGTCGATTACATCCTTGGCTTGCCTGGCAATAAGGTCCTTACCCGCCTGGTGGAACCGGCTGCCGACGATGTGCGGGTTCGCCGCGCCGAGGCGCAGGCACCGGTTGTCCGCCGCTATACCGAGGCCCGCTACGGTGCCAAGTCCTGGCAATGCGAGCGGCGTGTTGCCGCACGCATCGAGGCGACCACCAAAGGCCTCGATATCCGCGTCGTCGTGACCAACATCGTCGGCGGCGGCGCCGAGTGGCTGTATGACATTCTCTATTATGCCCGTGGCCAGGCCGGAAATCTGATCAAGCTGCACAAGACCCAGCTCGCCTCCGACCGAACCAGTTGCCGCTCGCCGCTCGCCAACCAAGTGCGGCTTGTGCTGCATACGGGGGCCTTCTGGCTGATGCTCAGGCTGCACGACGCCATTCCCAAGCCGCTGGCGCTGGCCTGCGCCGAGTTCACTACCTTGCGGATGCGCTTGATCAAGATCGGAGCACGTATCGCCGAGACTGCCAGCCGCGTGCGCATCGCGTTCGCGGCAGCCCATCCCGAGGGGGCACTGTTTGCCAGCCTTGCCCGCTGTCTCCACCCGGCCGGACCATGA
- a CDS encoding DDE-type integrase/transposase/recombinase, with the protein MSLSFRDLELLLDERGIVVSYESFRRWCLKFGCHFAGRTRQWRPGSGDKRCLDEVFIRIQGKLRYPRRAVVQNGIVLHILVQSRRDGSAAKRFFERLLKDRLYTPRVVVTDKLKSHGVAKRECYLTSSIKEAVI; encoded by the coding sequence ATGAGCTTGAGTTTTCGAGACCTGGAGCTTCTACTGGACGAGCGTGGCATCGTCGTCTCCTATGAAAGTTTCCGGCGATGGTGCCTGAAGTTTGGCTGTCACTTTGCAGGCCGTACTCGTCAATGGCGGCCTGGCTCGGGTGACAAACGATGTCTCGATGAGGTCTTCATCCGCATCCAAGGAAAGTTGCGCTATCCTCGGCGCGCTGTTGTCCAGAACGGCATCGTGCTGCACATCCTGGTGCAGAGCCGCCGTGACGGCAGCGCCGCGAAGCGCTTCTTCGAGCGCCTGCTTAAAGACCGGCTGTATACCCCCCGCGTCGTGGTGACGGACAAGCTGAAGAGCCACGGGGTAGCAAAGCGTGAATGCTACCTGACGTCGAGCATCAAGGAAGCTGTTATCTGA
- the sbmA gene encoding peptide antibiotic transporter SbmA: MFISFFPRPRLFFLSSVLWVALCVALWSLGGREWGALIGLAPLAHGQARIIGVAVFWSQSFLWFYLYYWAVVGIFAGAWRLVAPHPWARWSIWGSALIAFITYLQVQVSVAINGWYGPFYDLVQAALGHVGHVTLAQFYLQLLTFSEIALVAVSAGVLTLFFASHYVFRWRTAMNDYYMGHWSILRLVEGASQRVQEDTMRFSTTVEDLGVSLINSVMTLIAFLPVLLTLSAKVTTLPLVGLVPHALVVVALFWSVCGTAFLALIGVRLPGLQFRNQRVEAAYRKELVYGEDDPDRAQPPAVRELFANVRKNYFRVYFNYTYFNVGRILYLQVDNIFPYIVLAPTIVAGVITLGVLQQILNAFDQVRSSFQYLVNSWITIVELLSIYKRLRTFESEISGDALPAIEANA, encoded by the coding sequence GTGTTTATATCCTTCTTCCCGCGCCCGCGGCTGTTCTTCCTGTCCTCCGTTCTCTGGGTTGCCCTGTGCGTGGCTCTCTGGTCCCTGGGCGGCCGAGAGTGGGGCGCACTGATTGGGCTGGCGCCGTTGGCGCACGGACAGGCACGGATCATCGGAGTCGCCGTCTTCTGGTCGCAGTCGTTTCTTTGGTTCTACCTTTACTATTGGGCGGTCGTCGGGATTTTTGCTGGCGCCTGGCGCCTGGTCGCGCCGCACCCGTGGGCCCGTTGGTCAATCTGGGGATCGGCGCTAATCGCGTTCATAACCTATCTCCAAGTGCAGGTGAGCGTGGCGATAAATGGCTGGTATGGTCCCTTTTACGATCTGGTGCAGGCGGCGCTTGGCCACGTGGGCCATGTGACGCTCGCCCAGTTCTACCTTCAGTTGCTAACCTTCTCCGAAATCGCCCTGGTGGCGGTCAGCGCCGGCGTGCTGACTCTGTTCTTCGCCAGTCACTACGTATTCCGCTGGCGCACGGCGATGAACGACTACTACATGGGCCATTGGTCGATCTTACGATTGGTCGAGGGAGCCTCCCAGCGCGTGCAGGAGGACACCATGCGGTTTTCCACCACGGTGGAGGACCTGGGCGTGAGCCTGATTAATTCGGTGATGACCCTGATCGCCTTCCTGCCGGTCCTGCTGACGCTATCAGCCAAGGTCACGACTTTGCCCCTGGTTGGCCTCGTGCCTCACGCGCTGGTGGTGGTGGCGCTGTTCTGGTCGGTATGTGGTACCGCCTTCCTGGCGCTGATTGGGGTTAGGCTGCCGGGCTTACAGTTTCGCAACCAGAGGGTCGAGGCGGCCTATCGCAAGGAGTTGGTGTATGGCGAGGACGATCCTGACCGTGCCCAGCCGCCGGCGGTCCGTGAGCTGTTCGCCAATGTCCGGAAAAACTATTTCCGCGTTTATTTCAACTACACTTACTTCAACGTTGGCCGCATCCTGTATCTCCAAGTCGACAACATCTTTCCTTATATCGTCCTGGCACCGACGATTGTGGCAGGCGTGATCACCTTAGGAGTGTTGCAGCAGATATTGAACGCCTTTGACCAAGTCCGCTCGTCATTTCAATACTTGGTCAACTCCTGGATAACGATCGTGGAGTTGTTGTCGATCTACAAGCGCCTGCGCACATTCGAATCCGAGATCAGCGGCGACGCACTTCCTGCGATCGAGGCCAACGCCTGA